Proteins from a single region of Pithys albifrons albifrons isolate INPA30051 chromosome 10, PitAlb_v1, whole genome shotgun sequence:
- the ZBTB37 gene encoding zinc finger and BTB domain-containing protein 37 — protein MEKSGNIQLEIPDFSNSVLSHLNQLRMQGRLCDIVVTVQGQAFRAHKVVLAASSPYFRDHMSLNEMSTVSISVIKNPSVFEQLLSFCYTGRICLQLADIISYLTAASFLQMQHIIDKCTQILEGIHFKINVAEVEAELSQTRTKHQERPPESHRVTPTLSRSLSPHHNTPKGSRLGQVSTVLDIRELSPPEESTSPQIIEQSSDVEGREPILRINRAGQWYVETGMGERGGRDDDVRVLSGVRIKTENLEEWLGAEHQPSGEDGSSAEEVTAMVIDTTGHGALGQEPYALGSSGAKVVRPTSTEIDRFSPSGSMVAVTERYRSKSESPGRMDEPKQPSSQGEESAMLGVSGYVEYLREQEVSERWFRYNPRLTCIYCAKSFNQKGSLDRHMRLHMGITPFVCRMCGKKYTRKDQLEYHIRKHTGNKPFHCHVCGKSFPFQAILNQHFRKNHPGCLPLEGPHSISPETTVTSRGQAEEESPPQEEAVAVGETAQGSVSTTGPD, from the exons ATGGAGAAGAGTGGAAACATCCAGCTGGAGATCCCTGACTTCAGTAACTCTGTGCTGAGCCACCTGAACCAGCTGCGCATGCAGGGCCGGCTGTGCGACATCGTGGTGACGGTGCAGGGCCAGGCGTTCCGCGCGCACAAGGTGGTGCTGGCCGCCAGCTCGCCCTACTTCCGCGACCACATGTCCCTCAACGAGATGAGCACCGTGTCCATCTCCGTCATCAAGAACCCTTCTGTCTTCGAGCAGCTCCTGTCCTTCTGCTACACGGGCAGGATATGCCTGCAGCTGGCGGACATCATCAGCTACCTGACGGCCGCCAGCTTCCTGCAGATGCAGCACATCATCGACAAGTGCACGCAGATCCTCGAGGGCATCCACTTCAAGATCAACGTGGCGGAGGTGGAGGCGGAGCTGAGCCAGACCAGGACGAAGCACCAGGAGAGACCGCCCGAGTCTCACCGGGTGACGCCAACCCTGAGCCGCTCCCTGAGCCCGCACCACAACACGCCCAAGGGGAGCCGCCTGGGCCAGGTCAGCACCGTGCTGGACATCCGGGAGCTCAGCCCGCCCGAGGAGTCCACCAGCCCCCAGATCATCGAGCAGAGCTCGGatgtggagggcagggagccCATCCTGCGGATTAACAGGGCGGGACAGTGGTACGTGGAGACGGGAATGGGGGAGCGCGGGGGCCGCGATGACGACGTGCGCGTGCTGAGCGGAGTGCGCATCAAGACGGAGAACCTGGAGGAGTGGCTCGGGGCAGAGCACCAGCCCTCGGGGGAGGACGGCAGCAGCGCCGAGGAGGTCACGGCCATGGTGATCGACACCACGGGCCACGGAGCGCTGGGCCAGGAGCCTTATGCCTTGGGCTCCTCCGGGGCCAAAGTGGTCAGGCCAACCAGCACCGAGATCGACAG ATTTAGCCCTTCTGGCAGCATGGTTGCTGTGACCGAGCGGTACAGATCAAAGAGCGAGTCTCCCGGGCGGATGGATGAGCCCAAGCAGCCCAGTTCCCAG GGGGAGGAGTCAGCCATGCTTGGAGTGAGCGGTTACGTGGAGTACCTGCGGGAGCAGGAGGTTTCGGAGCGCTGGTTCCGGTACAACCCGCGGCTCACGTGCATTTACTGCGCCAAATCCTTCAACCAGAAGGGCAGCCTGGACCGGCACATGCGGCTGCACATGGGCATCACGCCCTTCGTGTGCCGCATGTGCGGGAAGAAGTACACGCGCAAGGATCAGCTGGAGTATCACATCCGCAAGCACACGGGCAACAAGCCCTTCCACTGCCACGTCTGCGGCAAAAGCTTCCCTTTCCAGGCCATCCTCAACCAGCACTTTCGCAAGAACCACCCGGGCTGTTTGCCCCTGGAGGGGCCCCACAGCATCTCCCCCGAGACCACCGTCACGTCGCGGGGGCAGGCGGAGGAGGAGTCCCCCCCGCAGGAGGAGGCCGTGGCTGTGGGGGAGACAGCACAGGGCTCCGTGTCCACCACTGGCCCGGATTGA